ATAGCCCACGCAGTTGTTCCCTGACCACCGACTGTAATTGGTAACCGGCAGGTACCGACGCAATGTCCATCACCCACAGACCGTTTCGCAGGTGCAACTTTCCACTAGCCAGGGCATCGTCCATGAGCAGCTTGATGAGAAGCGGGTTCCCGGCAGCGGTGTGCCAAAAGTACCAGCCGGTGTTTGCCGTGGGTGTCCCACCCAGCAACCCGGCGCAAAACGCGTGTCCGTCCTCCCGCGTCAGGGCCCACAAATGGAACCTTTCAGCGACGCCGGCGTCCCAAAGTTGCGGCAAGGGACTGACGGGTTCATTGCCTGCACGGTGGGCAATAACCACCTGGATCTTCTCCGCCTGAGCTAGGTTGACCACTACCTCAGCTGTGGCCCTGTCAATGAAGCCGGATTCGTCGATGATCAACAAAGGCTTGCCGAGCTCCACATCGTTGCCAAGCTCTGCCCGCAGTTTTGTTTCTTGCTCGTCCAAAAGAGCGAGGGTTTTCCTGATGGCATCAACATGAGATTCTACAAACGCATTCGAAGTACGGCGTAGAAAAGGAGCAAGAATTCCAAACGGTATAGATGCCAACGACGGCGTTCCCTGCAGCGAAATCACGGCTGCGTGGGAGGAGGTTGCTTTGGCCAGTTCACGCAGCAAGGAGGTGGTGCCCAGCCCCATTTCACTGCTCAAGAAGATGGCACTGCAGCCAGATCGATGTAGCTGGTTGGTCAATTCTTCCAGTTCTTCCTGGCGGCAGAACGGCGTAGCAAGCGTAGGGGGATCATGCTGGCGGTGGTTTCCGGAATTCACTGCCATTGCCTAGAAGTCCTGGTCTTCAGTAAGCTCATGCCTCGTGGTGATGCCCAGCTTGCTGTACAGCTGATAGAGATGACCTTCCACCGTCCTGACAGAGACGCCGATCCTGTCAGCAATGGCACGGTTGCCAAGCCCGCGTTTGGCCAACTTCGCCACCTGAATTTCCCGCTGTGTGAGCTTGACCCCCGCACTTTGGGGCTGGAAGGGCAGTTTTGGCAGGTTCTTGTGGAGGCGGTCCAAACGCTGCGATGCCAGCCTGGCCAAGGAGTTTCGTCCCGCGTCCCTCGCGAAGTCCAAGGCGAGAACCGCACATCGGGATTCGACGGCGTCGAGCTTCAATGTCTCAGCAATGTGCGCAGCTTCCAGCGCCTTTTCGGCATCTTTAGTCCGGCAACTGCGTGCCAGTAATACATTCAGCGTTGCCATGGGGCCTTGACGGCGTAGGGAAACATCCTCCAACAGCGCGTAATCCTTGTCGGTCGCCTGGATGGTTGCGGCGAAAAGTGACATGGAGGCCATGGCAAACCGTCCCTTGTCAATGTCAACGAGGGCTGAGAGATGCATTTGTTCCGTTGCCCGCGGGTCATCGAGCCAGCGCAGCGCCAGGTGCGTGAAGAAATTGAGCATGGCTTGGTTGGTCCACAAGGTTGGCCAAGGGACGGATTCGGCCAGTTCCAGCCAGTCCCTTGCGTCCTGTTCATTGTTGACTTGGGCGTGACAGAAGGCCAGCGCAGCATAAGCCAGGCCCAGAGCATGGTCACTATTCCGGGCTTCAAGCTGGGCCGCCGCAGACATGAGCACCTGCACTGCCTCGGCCCCACGTCCGGCAAATGCATGTGCCAAGCCAAGGTTGAGCTCGATCAAACCGCCGCGGTAAGGAACGGGGCGGTGCAAGCCTCCAATTTCATCCTGAAGCATCGCAACGCAGTCGATCCACTGCCCGCTCCAAATCTGGGCGATCGCCTTTCCGTTGCGAGCGTAATCACTGAAAAGTGGAGTCACGCCAAGGGCTGCAGCGTCCGTCTCGATGCGTTTGGCCAGCGCAATCGCATCCAACTCACGGCCAACTGCTGCTAGGGCAGGAACCAGCAGGCACGCGCAATTGAGACGATACGCGGCGTCGCCCTCATTCGTTGCCGCCTCCAACTCCGGGATGACGGCAGTGAACTCGCCCAGGTGGATCTGATATTCGAAACGGGCCAAGTTCAGAAGTGTTCGTCCCAACTTTTCTGTCGTGTCCGGACCCTTGCCATTTTCGGCAGCGAGACGTTCCTCGGCGCCAGTCAATAGCTCCTGAATTCTCGGCAAGCCGGCTTCTACCCACAGCAGTGCCCGGGTGCAGGCCAAAACCCACGCCCCAAATTCTTCAATGGGTAGCTGCGAAATGACTGTAGCGGGTACACCATCAAGGACAGCAACGGCTGCCTTGTAGTCAGCCAACAGTTGGTAAGCGGCGCTTCGGGCCTGTACTGATTTGACCCACGAGGGGTGATCTGTGGGAATCTGCGTGGCGCAGCGTATTGCTAACTGTGGATCGAAGTTCTGCAGAGCGCTCAACGCCGCGGCCAAGGCAACTCGAGGGTCCAGGACCATCCCGGCGTCGAGAGTCCATGTGGCCAGCGACATGATTTCACGACCATCAAGAGATTCCAACTCCTGATCTACGGTCAGGGCAATCTCAGTGAACATTTCAGCCATCCGCTTCGGGCTCAGCCCGCTGCGAACAATGTCCCCAACATATTGCTCGGCAAGGAACGCCCGATGGCGCCCTTCGGCTGAAATCTCAACGAATCCGCGTTCCTCTAGTTGCCAGAGAGTCTCCTGTCCCAAGGCAGAGATCGCCACCTGCAGGGGCGCAATGCCAAGGAGTGACATCTTCTCCACGCCCAGACGCACGGCAGCATCCTCCCGCGATAGCCGAGAGCTCACAATTTCTGCCAAGGCGCTGGTGGAGTCCAGATTGATAGCGTCTTTCACAACCCAACCGCCAAGGTGTTTGACAATGCTTCCCTTGACTACCTGTTCGCGGAACAAAGCCTGCAGAACCAGCGGAATGCCATTGCTGGCCTCATGCAAAGCCGTCACCGCAGTTTGGGAAACAAAGGTCCCGGTCGCTTTGGCGATCAGCTCCCCTACTTCGGCCAGGCTGAAATGGTCCAACCGGATCTCACCGAGTTGTCCGTCCTTGGCTAACCACACCAGGTCTTCGGGGAGATCGGCGGAATCCCGTGCCATTACCAACACCTTGGCCGTTCCGCCAAGCAGCAGGTGCATCATGACACCCACCGTCAAGAAATCCAGCCCCGGCAGATCATCCACGATCAAGAGCACGTCACGGCCAGCCGCATCCGCTCTGATGAGTTCATCAATTCCACGGATCACCCCTGTGGGGGTTTCCAGCGCGCTGGCAGGCAGCCGGGCCATCAGCATGGACAGAGGGCCGTAAGAGATGACAGCTTCGGCCGATGAGCCGAACAAACGTTCAATGTGAGTGGTGGGGGCCAGTGTTTTTTCTACCGCACGGGCAAGAGTAGTCTTGCCGACACCCCAGGGGCCGATAACCGTGACCCCATAGGTGGCAGGGTCATTGAGGGCGCGAACAGTCCGGTCGATTTCCGTCTGCCTAACGAAAGAAGACCAGAACTTCCTATCAGCCGCCCCCATGGCTTCGAATGTCCCCAATGCCGCAGGTTTCGACCATTTTCCAGCCGCGACATTGTTATAAGTTGTCATCTCGAGACCCCGTTTGTCCTACGTCCAACAGCCCCCTCAGAGCCGCCGCACCGCATAATGGCGATCATAACAGTTGGGATGGACAAACTACACCGCAGGGGTGATGCACAACACAATGTGTCGAGTTATTTGAATTTTCCCTGCGCGGCCAGCAGGCCCTCGCTGACCAGAAGTTCGACGGCGTCGGCCGCGTTATCGATCAGGAACGGGAGGGTTTTATTCTCCACAGTAGAGAAATCGCGCAAGACGTGACTGGCGGCATCGGCTCGGCCCGGTGGGCGGCCAACTCCAGCACGCACGCGGTAGTAATCCTTAGTGCCCAAGGTCCGGGAAATGTCCCGCAGCCCGTTGTGCCCGCCTTCACCGCCGCCAATTTTGACCTTGACGGTGTCGAAGGGGATATCAATTTCGTCGTGGACGGCGATGACATTCGCGGCGGGGAGGTTATAGAACTTGGCGAGTGCCGCCGTCGGACCTCCATTGAGGTTCATGAAGACGGCGGGTTTGGCCAAGATCAACTTATGCCCGCCCACGGCCAGGCGACCCGTGGCCACCAAAGCCTTGGCTTTATGGGTCTTGAAAGTAGCTCCAAGGCGGGAGGCTAATTCCTCAACCACCATGTAGCCAATATTGTGCCGGTTACGGCTGTAGCCGGGCCCGGAGTTCCCGAGCCCGACTACAAGCCATGTTTCACTCATATGAGGTGAAGACTACTCAGCAGCCGGAGCAGCTTCGGCTTCAGCAGCCTGCTCAGCCAAGTGGGCGATCAGCATGATGGAATCGTTCTCCAGCTCGGCATCT
The Arthrobacter alpinus genome window above contains:
- a CDS encoding helix-turn-helix domain-containing protein; the encoded protein is MTTYNNVAAGKWSKPAALGTFEAMGAADRKFWSSFVRQTEIDRTVRALNDPATYGVTVIGPWGVGKTTLARAVEKTLAPTTHIERLFGSSAEAVISYGPLSMLMARLPASALETPTGVIRGIDELIRADAAGRDVLLIVDDLPGLDFLTVGVMMHLLLGGTAKVLVMARDSADLPEDLVWLAKDGQLGEIRLDHFSLAEVGELIAKATGTFVSQTAVTALHEASNGIPLVLQALFREQVVKGSIVKHLGGWVVKDAINLDSTSALAEIVSSRLSREDAAVRLGVEKMSLLGIAPLQVAISALGQETLWQLEERGFVEISAEGRHRAFLAEQYVGDIVRSGLSPKRMAEMFTEIALTVDQELESLDGREIMSLATWTLDAGMVLDPRVALAAALSALQNFDPQLAIRCATQIPTDHPSWVKSVQARSAAYQLLADYKAAVAVLDGVPATVISQLPIEEFGAWVLACTRALLWVEAGLPRIQELLTGAEERLAAENGKGPDTTEKLGRTLLNLARFEYQIHLGEFTAVIPELEAATNEGDAAYRLNCACLLVPALAAVGRELDAIALAKRIETDAAALGVTPLFSDYARNGKAIAQIWSGQWIDCVAMLQDEIGGLHRPVPYRGGLIELNLGLAHAFAGRGAEAVQVLMSAAAQLEARNSDHALGLAYAALAFCHAQVNNEQDARDWLELAESVPWPTLWTNQAMLNFFTHLALRWLDDPRATEQMHLSALVDIDKGRFAMASMSLFAATIQATDKDYALLEDVSLRRQGPMATLNVLLARSCRTKDAEKALEAAHIAETLKLDAVESRCAVLALDFARDAGRNSLARLASQRLDRLHKNLPKLPFQPQSAGVKLTQREIQVAKLAKRGLGNRAIADRIGVSVRTVEGHLYQLYSKLGITTRHELTEDQDF
- the pth gene encoding aminoacyl-tRNA hydrolase; translation: MSETWLVVGLGNSGPGYSRNRHNIGYMVVEELASRLGATFKTHKAKALVATGRLAVGGHKLILAKPAVFMNLNGGPTAALAKFYNLPAANVIAVHDEIDIPFDTVKVKIGGGEGGHNGLRDISRTLGTKDYYRVRAGVGRPPGRADAASHVLRDFSTVENKTLPFLIDNAADAVELLVSEGLLAAQGKFK